A genome region from Gadus macrocephalus chromosome 15, ASM3116895v1 includes the following:
- the LOC132473078 gene encoding uncharacterized protein LOC132473078: MDDLTVTTTSVPGCRWILQGLEKIITWARMCFKPAKSRSLVLKRGKVTDKFRFSLDGTQIPSVTEKPIKSLGKTFDCTLKDAASIKATNRELEAWLTAVDKSGLPGKFKAWIYQHGVLPRILWPLLVYEFPITTVQGFERRISRYLRRWLGLPRSLSSIALYGHNNKLKLPISSLNEEFMVTRAREVLQYRESSDPKVSQAGIVVRTGRKWRAQEAVEQAESRLRHSVLVGPVASGRAGLGSVATTCYDKALGEDRRRLVQEEVRAGVEELRASQMVGMRQQGAWTRWEQAVDRKISWSELWQAEPYRIKFLIASVYDVLPSPSNLFCWGKVDARSCSLCLRRGTLEHILSCCTKALGEGRYTWRHDQVLKAIAETIFTSITQNKPLRPARQAIAFIRAGEKPKPKPRGAAGLLGTAPDWQMKADLGKQLRFPEHIVETTLRPDIVLFSDSTKQWSYCS, translated from the coding sequence ATGGACGACCTGACAGTAACGACGACGTCAGTGCCGGGGTGCCGATGGATCCTTCAGGGCTTGGAGAAGATCATCACCTGGGCTCGGATGTGTTTCAAGCCTGCAAAATCGAGGTCCCTGGTGCTCAAGAGAGGGAAAGTGACTGACAAGTTCCGCTTCTCTCTGGACGGCACCCAGATTCCATCAGTCACCGAGAAACCCATCAAGAGCCTCGGAAAGACCTTTGATTGCACCCTGAAGGACGCTGCGTCCATCAAGGCCACAAATCGGGAGCTGGAGGCGTGGCTGACAGCAGTGGACAAGTCTGGTCTGCCTGGTAAATTCAAGGCCTGGATTTACCAGCACGGTGTTCTCCCCAGGATTCTGTGGCCCCTGCTTGTGTACGAGTTCCCAATAACAACAGTACAGGGCTTCGAGAGGAGGATCAGCCGTTACCTCCGTAGATGGCTGGGCCTGCCACGAAGCCTGAGTAGCATCGCTCTATACGGGCACAACAACAAACTGAAGCTCCCCATTAGCAGCCTGAATGAGGAGTTCATGGTAACCCGTGCAAGAGAGGTGCTGCAGTACAGGGAATCCAGTGATCCAAAGGTCTCCCAGGCTGGCATCGTAGTCAGGACAGGAAGGAAGTGGAGGGCGCAGGAAGCAGTCGAGCAGGCGGAGTCACGCTTGCGTCACAGCGTGCTGGTCGGCCCAGTGGCGTCTGGACGAGCAGGGCTTGGTAGCGTTGCAACCACATGCTACGACAAAGCCCTGGGCGAAGACAGACGCCGATTGGTCCAAGAGGAAGTCAGAGCTGGCGTTGAGGAACTGCGTGCTAGCCAGATGGTGGGGATGCGACAGCAAGGCGCATGGACGAGATGGGAACAGGCAGTGGACCGCAAGATCTCCTGGTCTGAGCTTTGGCAAGCTGAGCCTTACCGGATCAAGTTCCTGATTGCGTCCGTCTATGACGTCTTACCCAGCCCATCCAACCTCTTCTGCTGGGGCAAGGTTGACGCACGATCATGTTCTTTGTGCCTCAGAAGGGGAACGCTCGAGCACATCCTCAGCTGTTGCACAAAAGCCCTGGGAGAAGGACGCTACACTTGGCGCCACGACCAGGTGCTGAAGGCGATAGCAGAAACCATCTTCACCAGTATCACCCAGAACAAGCCTCTCCGACCAGCAAGGCAGGCGATTGCTTTCATTCGAGCAGGGGAGAAGCCTAAGCCCAAGCCAAGGGGGGCAGCGGGACTCCTTGGAACCGCACCGGACTGGCAGATGAAGGCCGACCTGGGGAAGCAGCTCAGATTCCCAGAGCACATCGTGGAAACCACCCTGAGACCAGACATAGTTCTGTTCTCAGATTCAACCAAACAGTGGTCCTACTGTAGCTGA